Genomic DNA from Vagococcus luciliae:
TTTTATAATTTGGTACCTAACTTAACAGCTAAAGAAAATGTTGAGTTAGCATCACAAGTCTCACCAAAGGCATTAGATGTCGATAGTGTGATTGAGATGGTTCAATTGGATCATCGTAAAGATAATTTTCCTGCCCAATTATCTGGAGGTGAACAGCAACGTGTAGCCATTGCTAGAGCACTAGCTAAAAATCCTAAATTATTGTTATGTGATGAACCCACTGGAGCTTTGGATTTTGAAACAGGTAAGCATATATTGGCTATTTTGGAAGAAACTTGCCGAAAATATGGTACAACTGTGATTGTGATTACACACAATTCAGAAATTGCAAAAATGGCTGATCGCGTTATTAGAATTAATGATG
This window encodes:
- a CDS encoding ABC transporter ATP-binding protein, which produces MSYVELKNVYKRYKMGDSIIVANNDINFSIEKGEFVVILGPSGAGKSTVLNILGGMDSCNEGHVIVDDTDIATFNAKELTQYRRVDVGFVFQFYNLVPNLTAKENVELASQVSPKALDVDSVIEMVQLDHRKDNFPAQLSGGEQQRVAIARALAKNPKLLLCDEPTGALDFETGKHILAILEETCRKYGTTVIVITHNSEIAKMADRVIRINDAKVRSIEKNEHPVKASELEW